The following coding sequences lie in one Marinihelvus fidelis genomic window:
- a CDS encoding TRAP transporter large permease — MSEWMPFVLFAVVAAALLAGFPVAFTLAGVALLFAGIGAVAGFFDPVYLEAFPNRVFGIMTNETLIAVPVFVFMGVVLERSQLADQLLRSLAVMMRRVPGGLGIAVMAVGALMAASTGIVGATVVTMGLLSLPAMLRAGYSPSLATGSICAAGTLGQIVPPSIVLILLADVLSNAYQQAQLRMGNFSPDTISVGELFAGALLPGLALVGLYMLYLVVMAVWKPASLPAAGTTVDEDMEGVSGWRLLGLAAGPLFLVVAVLGSIMGGIATPTEAASVGAVGALVLAALRRCLDRETLKAAVYRTAKISAMVFMILIGASLFSLVFRGLGGDEQVASLLGAMPGGTTAAVLVVMVALFLLGFVLDFIEITYIVIPIVGPVLLAMGIDPVWLGVMIAVNLQTSFLTPPFGFSLFYLRGVTPDSVPTTAMYRGVVPFIAIQLGMLLLLALFPMIATWLPETLY, encoded by the coding sequence ATGTCTGAATGGATGCCGTTCGTGCTTTTCGCCGTCGTTGCCGCCGCCCTGCTGGCTGGCTTCCCGGTGGCCTTCACCCTGGCCGGGGTAGCCCTGCTGTTCGCCGGTATCGGCGCCGTTGCCGGGTTCTTCGACCCCGTCTATCTCGAGGCCTTCCCCAACCGCGTCTTCGGCATCATGACCAACGAGACGCTCATCGCGGTGCCGGTGTTCGTGTTCATGGGCGTGGTGCTGGAACGGTCGCAGCTCGCGGACCAGCTATTGCGTTCCCTGGCGGTGATGATGCGGCGTGTGCCCGGTGGGCTGGGTATCGCGGTCATGGCCGTCGGCGCGCTGATGGCAGCCAGCACCGGCATCGTCGGGGCGACCGTCGTGACCATGGGCCTGCTGTCGCTGCCGGCTATGCTGCGTGCCGGGTATTCGCCGTCGCTGGCCACCGGTTCGATCTGCGCGGCCGGAACCCTGGGCCAGATCGTGCCGCCGTCGATCGTGCTCATCCTGCTCGCCGATGTGCTCTCCAACGCCTACCAGCAGGCCCAGTTACGCATGGGCAATTTCAGTCCGGACACGATTTCCGTCGGCGAGCTGTTTGCCGGCGCGCTGCTGCCCGGCCTGGCACTGGTCGGGTTATACATGCTCTACCTGGTGGTGATGGCGGTGTGGAAGCCGGCCAGCCTGCCGGCCGCGGGCACCACCGTGGACGAGGACATGGAAGGGGTCAGTGGCTGGCGGCTGCTGGGCCTGGCGGCGGGCCCGCTGTTCCTGGTGGTCGCGGTACTGGGCTCGATCATGGGTGGCATCGCCACGCCCACCGAGGCCGCTTCCGTGGGCGCCGTGGGGGCGCTGGTGCTGGCCGCCCTGCGCCGCTGCCTGGACAGGGAAACCCTGAAGGCCGCCGTGTACCGCACGGCGAAGATCAGTGCCATGGTGTTCATGATCCTGATCGGCGCTTCGCTGTTCAGCCTGGTTTTCCGTGGCCTGGGGGGTGACGAGCAGGTCGCCTCGCTGCTGGGTGCCATGCCCGGCGGCACCACGGCGGCGGTGCTGGTGGTGATGGTGGCGCTGTTCCTGCTGGGTTTCGTGCTCGACTTTATCGAAATCACGTATATCGTCATTCCCATCGTCGGTCCGGTGCTGCTGGCGATGGGGATCGATCCGGTCTGGCTGGGGGTCATGATTGCCGTGAACCTGCAGACGTCGTTCCTGACCCCGCCGTTCGGTTTTTCGCTGTTCTACCTGCGCGGGGTGACGCCGGACAGTGTCCCGACCACGGCGATGTATCGCGGCGTGGTACCGTTCATCGCCATCCAGTTGGGCATGCTGTTGCTGCTGGCGCTGTTCCCGATGATCGCCACCTGGCTGCCGGAAACGCTGTACTGA
- a CDS encoding TRAP transporter substrate-binding protein, translating to MSDKPVNRRAFVSTAGLAGAAAVLSACGNESATANCADGVAAEPIEWKMVTAWPRDFPGLGTGAARLADYIGRLSGGQMTVKLFAGNELVPPLEVFDAVSRGTADMGHSASYYWKGKAPAAQFFGSVPFGLTAQEMNAWLYRGGGLELWREVYAPHGLVPFPAGNSGTQMGGWFNREIRSLADIKGLKMRIPGIGGEILRRAGGTPVTLPASEIYTALQTGTIDATEWVGPWNDLALGLFNAARYYYFPGWQEPGSALEAMVNKAAWDALPSHLQAAVEVACQAVTTDMCAEFTWHNAVALKQLREEHDVELRAFPDEVMAHFQQLTREYLDEQSAADPMFARVHASYRDCLDMLRPFSAVSEQYLMNLREPG from the coding sequence ATGAGCGACAAGCCCGTCAACCGCAGAGCCTTTGTATCCACCGCCGGCCTCGCCGGCGCCGCTGCCGTGCTGTCGGCCTGCGGCAATGAATCAGCGACGGCCAACTGCGCCGACGGCGTGGCCGCGGAGCCCATCGAGTGGAAGATGGTCACCGCGTGGCCGCGCGACTTCCCGGGGCTCGGTACCGGCGCGGCCCGGCTCGCCGATTACATCGGCCGCCTCAGCGGTGGCCAGATGACCGTCAAGCTGTTCGCCGGCAACGAACTGGTGCCACCGCTGGAAGTATTCGACGCCGTGTCCCGGGGCACCGCGGACATGGGGCACTCCGCCAGCTACTACTGGAAAGGCAAGGCGCCCGCGGCCCAGTTCTTCGGCTCGGTGCCGTTCGGGCTGACCGCACAGGAGATGAATGCGTGGCTCTATCGTGGCGGTGGCCTGGAACTGTGGCGCGAGGTCTATGCACCGCATGGCCTGGTGCCATTCCCGGCCGGCAACTCGGGTACGCAGATGGGCGGCTGGTTCAACCGCGAAATTCGCTCGCTGGCGGACATCAAGGGCCTGAAGATGCGTATCCCGGGCATTGGTGGCGAGATCCTCCGCCGCGCCGGCGGCACGCCGGTCACCCTGCCCGCCTCGGAAATCTACACCGCACTGCAGACCGGCACCATCGACGCGACCGAGTGGGTCGGCCCCTGGAACGACCTGGCGCTGGGACTGTTCAACGCCGCCCGTTACTACTACTTTCCCGGCTGGCAGGAGCCCGGCTCGGCGCTGGAGGCGATGGTCAACAAGGCCGCCTGGGATGCATTGCCGTCACACCTGCAGGCCGCAGTCGAGGTCGCTTGCCAGGCCGTCACCACCGACATGTGCGCGGAGTTCACCTGGCATAACGCCGTGGCGCTGAAGCAGCTCCGTGAAGAGCATGACGTGGAACTGCGCGCCTTCCCGGACGAGGTCATGGCGCATTTCCAGCAACTGACCCGCGAGTACCTGGACGAGCAGTCCGCGGCCGATCCCATGTTTGCCCGGGTGCACGCGTCCTATCGCGATTGCCTGGACATGCTGCGGCCGTTCAGCGCGGTCTCCGAACAGTACCTGATGAACCTGCGCGAGCCGGGCTGA
- the plsB gene encoding glycerol-3-phosphate 1-O-acyltransferase PlsB, translating to MPQSLEHLGFSERLKLRGTLLLRAILHWWVKAQVLPDAEGETGVQPGPPVCYVIADYALSSVLILDRVCEQQGLDRPLFPIAAMEASEPRAYAALRRASGLFVRRTIPRRGSETLGRLVQACYDDPSMDVLLVPVTVLVGRAPDKSEGFYKTLFSEDWALGGRIRRFMSTLVNGRDTVVQFSRPISLRQLADERAGAARDQRKVSRILRTHFRRVKSAVIGPDLSHRRTLIETVVHAPAVRAAIAEKTERDDISEAEAADIAREYAVEIAANYSYTFVRVMFFVLNWFLQKVYGDTRVYHFDRFKREAPGHEIIYVPCHRSHADYILISFLLYVRGFAVPHIAAGVNLNLPVVGRFLRMGGAFFLRRTFRSQKLYSAVFSEYVSHILAQGTPIEYFIEGTRSRTGRLLPPKGGMLAMTIRGYLRAPVRPVMFQPLYIGYEKLLDGAGYNKELAGAVKKKETLWDLLGSWRILRRRHGEAHVSFGEPIFLDRMLDEENPDWRAAGEPGEKPAWMTPFVNRLGDRVMRAINTTADVNPINLLSTVLLATPRHALGEQALRDQVELYRSILAAAPLGEQVTVTPLDGIDMVSRGFELDYLQRVEHPLGDIIRLQAEQAVNLTYYRNNTAHLFAIPSLIACCFLRQRGIATEQLVRVARQVYPFLRAELFLPWSEEAFPDVLEQYISALEAHGLLFREDEGRRIKRAEGGSGEASQLLLLARSLLTTLERYFIAVAVLVKNGSGTLNRQELERLCIMTAQRISLIQEFEAPEFYDKGLFRQFIGELRRRDILVVNDQERLEFGDALDRMSKDARLFLEKGIRHGIIQAAPQALGRNP from the coding sequence ATGCCTCAAAGCCTTGAACATCTTGGTTTTAGCGAGCGGCTGAAGCTGCGCGGTACGCTGTTGCTGCGCGCCATCCTTCACTGGTGGGTCAAGGCGCAGGTACTGCCCGATGCCGAGGGTGAAACCGGCGTCCAGCCCGGTCCCCCGGTGTGTTACGTGATCGCCGACTACGCGCTGTCATCGGTGCTGATCCTGGACCGTGTGTGCGAGCAACAGGGGCTGGACCGGCCGCTGTTCCCGATTGCCGCAATGGAAGCCAGTGAGCCCCGTGCTTACGCGGCATTGCGCCGCGCCAGCGGCCTGTTCGTGCGCCGGACCATTCCCCGGCGCGGATCGGAGACGCTAGGGCGGCTGGTCCAGGCCTGTTATGACGACCCTTCGATGGACGTACTGCTGGTGCCGGTCACCGTGCTGGTGGGCCGTGCACCGGACAAGTCGGAGGGCTTTTACAAGACCCTGTTCTCGGAGGACTGGGCGCTGGGTGGGCGTATCCGTCGCTTCATGAGTACCCTGGTGAACGGCCGCGATACGGTCGTGCAGTTCAGCCGACCGATATCCCTTCGGCAACTGGCCGACGAAAGGGCCGGCGCGGCGCGTGACCAGCGCAAGGTGTCACGCATTCTGCGCACCCACTTCCGCCGCGTGAAGTCTGCGGTCATTGGCCCCGACCTGTCGCACCGCCGGACACTGATCGAGACCGTCGTTCACGCGCCGGCGGTACGGGCGGCCATCGCCGAGAAAACCGAACGCGACGACATCAGCGAGGCCGAGGCCGCGGACATTGCCCGCGAGTACGCGGTGGAAATCGCGGCGAACTACTCGTACACCTTCGTGCGGGTCATGTTCTTTGTCCTCAACTGGTTCCTGCAGAAAGTCTATGGCGATACGCGGGTCTACCATTTCGACCGCTTCAAGCGCGAGGCACCGGGCCACGAAATCATCTACGTGCCGTGCCACCGCAGCCATGCCGACTACATCCTGATCTCGTTCCTGCTCTACGTGCGCGGCTTTGCCGTGCCACATATCGCCGCCGGCGTGAACCTGAACCTGCCCGTGGTCGGCCGGTTCCTGCGCATGGGCGGCGCCTTCTTCCTGCGCCGCACCTTCCGTTCACAGAAGCTGTACTCGGCCGTGTTCTCCGAGTACGTCAGCCACATCCTGGCCCAGGGCACGCCCATCGAGTACTTCATCGAGGGCACGCGCAGCCGTACCGGCCGACTGCTGCCACCGAAAGGCGGCATGCTGGCGATGACCATTCGTGGCTACCTGCGCGCGCCGGTCCGGCCGGTCATGTTCCAGCCCCTGTATATCGGCTACGAGAAGCTGCTGGACGGCGCCGGCTACAACAAGGAACTGGCCGGCGCGGTGAAGAAAAAGGAGACGCTGTGGGACCTGCTGGGCTCGTGGCGCATCCTGAGACGCCGGCACGGTGAGGCGCATGTGAGCTTTGGCGAGCCCATTTTCCTCGACCGCATGCTGGACGAGGAGAACCCGGACTGGCGCGCCGCCGGTGAGCCCGGCGAGAAACCGGCGTGGATGACGCCGTTCGTCAATCGACTGGGCGACCGTGTCATGCGCGCGATCAACACGACAGCCGACGTCAACCCGATCAACCTGCTGTCGACCGTGCTGCTGGCCACGCCCCGGCACGCACTGGGCGAGCAGGCGCTGCGTGACCAGGTCGAGCTGTACCGCTCGATACTGGCCGCCGCGCCACTGGGTGAGCAGGTGACCGTCACGCCGCTGGATGGCATTGACATGGTGTCACGCGGGTTCGAACTGGACTACCTGCAGCGCGTTGAGCACCCGCTGGGTGACATCATCCGCCTGCAGGCGGAGCAGGCCGTCAACCTGACCTACTACCGCAATAACACGGCCCACCTGTTCGCCATCCCATCGCTGATCGCCTGCTGTTTCCTGCGCCAACGCGGTATTGCCACCGAACAGCTGGTGCGCGTGGCCCGCCAGGTCTACCCCTTCCTGCGCGCGGAGCTGTTCCTGCCCTGGAGCGAAGAGGCGTTCCCCGACGTGCTGGAGCAGTACATCAGCGCACTCGAAGCCCACGGCCTGCTGTTCCGCGAAGACGAGGGGCGGCGCATCAAGCGGGCCGAGGGTGGCAGTGGCGAAGCCAGCCAGTTACTGCTGCTGGCGCGCAGCCTGCTGACCACGCTGGAACGCTACTTCATCGCCGTGGCGGTGCTAGTGAAAAACGGCTCCGGCACGCTGAACCGGCAGGAACTGGAGCGGCTGTGCATCATGACCGCGCAGCGCATCTCACTGATCCAGGAATTCGAGGCGCCGGAATTTTATGACAAGGGGCTGTTCCGCCAGTTTATTGGCGAACTGCGTCGCCGTGACATTCTCGTGGTCAACGACCAGGAAAGGCTGGAGTTTGGTGACGCGCTGGACCGAATGAGCAAGGACGCGCGGCTGTTCCTGGAAAAAGGTATCCGTCACGGCATCATCCAGGCGGCGCCGCAGGCACTGGGGCGCAATCCCTGA
- a CDS encoding YdcH family protein, translating to MNAQDPEDIAVRLAALREEHRDLDQAISGLAADLAVDQLRLRRMKKRKLKLKDWIERLESELIPDLDA from the coding sequence ATGAACGCCCAAGATCCGGAAGATATCGCCGTACGGCTGGCGGCGTTGCGCGAAGAGCACCGCGACCTGGACCAGGCCATCTCGGGGCTGGCCGCCGACCTGGCGGTCGACCAGTTGCGATTGCGGCGCATGAAAAAGCGCAAGCTCAAGCTGAAGGACTGGATCGAACGGCTCGAGTCCGAGCTCATCCCCGACCTCGACGCCTGA